A DNA window from Aureibaculum sp. 2308TA14-22 contains the following coding sequences:
- a CDS encoding FAD-dependent oxidoreductase, translated as MKTTQILKLLILFASVAFLSCANKNNESLTSADVVIYGGTSAGISAAIETARLGKSVILIEPTNRLGGLTTGGLGQTDIGNKQVIGGISREFYQNIKKHYENSDNWVWQKRSEYKDGGQTQTTKNEDAMWTFEPSAALEVYHEMIKGLDIKIVYNQRLDRKNGVSKNGKSITSITTESGEKYTGNMFIDATYEGDLLATAGISYTVGRESNTKYGETLNGIQASKFGTTLNGSVSNNSVYHNFIAGVDPYVVKGDSLSGLLPFISQNGSGIEGQGDEGIQAYCFRMTLTDHPENRIPFTKPENYNELDYELLFRNYEAAKGPIEEMYSYGDRLVPWINSAMPNRKTDTNNQKGFSTDFIGQNWDYPEASYQEREKIIERHRQYQQGLMWTLANHPRIPKKVKDKVSQWGTCKDEYEREDGWQQQLYIREARRMVGDFVMSQKHCERIEVVPDGIGMAAYGMDSHHIKRYVNAKGYVANEGNVEAHVKGPYPISYRSIVPKKEECSNLLVPICLSASHIAFGSIRMEPVFMVLGQSAAVVASLAIDEGKAVQDLEYNDIKEVLLQNGQILE; from the coding sequence ATGAAAACAACGCAAATATTAAAACTCCTAATCTTATTTGCAAGTGTTGCGTTTTTGTCTTGTGCCAATAAAAACAATGAAAGTTTAACTTCGGCAGATGTTGTTATCTATGGAGGCACTTCAGCAGGTATATCAGCTGCTATTGAAACTGCACGGCTTGGTAAATCGGTTATTTTAATAGAACCGACAAATCGGCTAGGCGGACTTACTACCGGAGGTCTTGGGCAAACCGATATTGGTAATAAGCAGGTTATTGGTGGTATTTCTCGCGAATTTTATCAAAACATAAAAAAGCATTACGAAAATTCCGATAACTGGGTTTGGCAAAAAAGATCGGAATATAAAGACGGTGGACAAACACAAACCACAAAAAATGAAGATGCCATGTGGACATTTGAACCCTCAGCAGCCTTAGAGGTTTATCATGAAATGATAAAAGGTCTTGACATTAAAATTGTTTACAATCAACGTCTCGATAGAAAAAATGGAGTTTCAAAAAATGGAAAGTCTATCACATCCATCACAACGGAATCAGGCGAAAAATATACAGGGAATATGTTTATAGATGCAACTTACGAAGGTGATCTATTGGCAACGGCAGGAATATCATATACTGTTGGAAGAGAATCGAATACCAAATATGGTGAAACTCTAAACGGAATTCAGGCTAGTAAATTTGGCACAACCCTAAATGGTTCAGTTTCTAATAATAGTGTTTATCATAATTTTATTGCTGGTGTTGATCCTTATGTAGTAAAAGGCGATTCATTAAGTGGACTTCTTCCTTTTATTTCTCAAAATGGCTCTGGTATTGAAGGGCAAGGTGACGAAGGAATACAAGCGTACTGTTTCCGAATGACCCTAACGGATCATCCTGAGAATAGAATACCTTTTACAAAGCCAGAAAATTATAATGAACTGGATTATGAATTACTATTCCGTAACTATGAAGCCGCCAAAGGACCTATTGAAGAAATGTATTCTTATGGTGACCGCCTAGTACCTTGGATTAATTCTGCAATGCCCAACCGAAAAACAGACACCAACAATCAAAAAGGATTTTCAACTGATTTTATTGGACAAAATTGGGATTATCCTGAAGCTTCTTACCAAGAGCGTGAAAAAATTATTGAACGGCATCGTCAGTATCAACAAGGGTTAATGTGGACATTGGCCAATCATCCTCGTATTCCAAAAAAAGTAAAAGATAAAGTATCGCAATGGGGTACATGTAAAGATGAATATGAACGTGAAGATGGTTGGCAACAACAACTGTATATCAGGGAAGCCAGGCGAATGGTAGGTGATTTTGTTATGAGTCAAAAACATTGTGAACGCATTGAGGTTGTACCCGACGGCATTGGTATGGCAGCCTACGGGATGGATTCTCATCACATAAAGCGTTATGTAAATGCTAAGGGTTATGTAGCCAATGAAGGTAATGTAGAAGCTCATGTAAAAGGTCCATATCCCATTAGTTATCGCTCTATTGTTCCTAAAAAAGAAGAATGTTCTAATCTATTGGTTCCAATATGTTTGAGTGCCTCTCATATTGCTTTTGGGTCTATCCGTATGGAACCCGTATTTATGGTTTTGGGCCAAAGTGCTGCGGTTGTTGCCAGTTTAGCCATTGATGAAGGTAAAGCAGTTCAAGATTTAGAATATAACGATATAAAAGAGGTATTGCTTCAAAATGGTCAAATACTAGAGTAA
- a CDS encoding peptidylprolyl isomerase has product MKKLTLLLAVILISNSMQAQEQVKCLIDTSLGKIEIELYQDKAPITVGNFLQYVDNSAYDNSSFFRTCTAENEADREIKIEVIQGGNIPEEKQQPPIKIETTETTSILHKNGTISMARSKPNSATSSFFICINDQPELDFGGKRNPDGQGFAAFGQVTKGMDVVLKIQSQKSENQYLTKPIEIYSIKRITK; this is encoded by the coding sequence ATGAAAAAATTAACACTCTTATTGGCAGTTATTCTAATTAGCAATTCTATGCAAGCACAAGAACAGGTAAAATGTTTAATTGACACTTCTCTTGGCAAAATAGAAATTGAATTGTATCAAGATAAAGCACCTATTACTGTTGGTAATTTCTTACAATATGTCGATAATTCCGCCTACGATAATAGTAGCTTTTTCAGAACCTGTACTGCCGAAAATGAAGCAGATAGGGAAATTAAAATTGAAGTGATACAAGGCGGAAATATCCCAGAAGAAAAACAACAACCGCCAATTAAAATTGAAACTACGGAAACGACAAGTATTTTACATAAAAATGGTACAATTTCTATGGCAAGAAGCAAACCTAACAGTGCCACAAGCAGCTTTTTTATCTGCATAAACGATCAACCAGAATTAGACTTTGGTGGTAAACGAAACCCGGACGGACAAGGTTTTGCAGCTTTTGGACAAGTAACTAAAGGTATGGATGTAGTTTTGAAAATTCAATCACAAAAAAGCGAAAATCAATACTTAACAAAACCCATTGAAATTTACTCTATTAAGAGAATTACTAAATAA
- a CDS encoding alpha/beta fold hydrolase — MKNTISLLTLCLFFTINYANAQDSLAVKITTKDSINISATYHLPKIKKAKIPAIILIHQGGSSREEWYGLSIIDKLLTQGYAVFAYDVRLHGDSDKDEGSLSDLFNNPNRAPNDLQAVIKFLQNDSRIDKNRIGIIGASIGGNLACMASENENIKSVVVLSAKTSAAQNLSGKTDPIVPKNAFYIASEEEQKGMRKKWAEELYKITLGEKRIEITKGNKHGSYILRDFKDTEDHIIDWILKTL, encoded by the coding sequence ATGAAAAATACTATTAGTTTATTAACTCTTTGTCTTTTTTTTACGATCAATTACGCAAACGCTCAAGATTCCTTAGCTGTAAAAATAACGACAAAAGATAGCATTAATATTAGTGCAACTTACCATTTGCCGAAAATTAAAAAAGCCAAAATTCCAGCAATTATACTAATCCACCAAGGCGGTTCTTCAAGAGAAGAGTGGTACGGACTATCAATTATTGATAAATTATTAACCCAAGGTTACGCTGTATTTGCTTATGATGTAAGACTACACGGTGACTCTGATAAAGACGAAGGCTCACTTTCAGATCTTTTTAATAACCCCAACCGAGCTCCAAACGATTTACAGGCAGTTATAAAATTTCTACAAAACGATTCACGAATAGACAAAAACCGTATTGGTATTATAGGTGCGTCTATAGGTGGTAATTTGGCATGTATGGCTTCAGAAAACGAAAATATTAAATCTGTAGTTGTGCTATCTGCTAAAACAAGTGCCGCTCAAAATTTAAGTGGAAAAACCGATCCAATTGTTCCAAAAAACGCCTTTTACATAGCCTCTGAAGAAGAACAAAAAGGAATGCGAAAAAAATGGGCTGAAGAATTATATAAAATAACATTGGGCGAAAAACGAATAGAAATAACAAAAGGCAACAAACATGGCTCTTATATTTTAAGAGATTTTAAAGACACTGAAGACCATATTATAGATTGGATATTAAAAACACTCTAA
- a CDS encoding DUF502 domain-containing protein, whose product MKKLVNYFLQGLLYIAPLGITAYIIYAVFTFLDGLLQDLLLKFFDTKIPGLGVLTLILFLIFVGFLGRTIIADPLRKVFKNLLARIPLLNFIYSAFNDLFSAFVGKEKKFSEPVLVKVNLNSDLEKLGFITEENLELLHLKDKVAVYFPHSYNFSGELFIVPKENITPVDINSSDVMKFVVSAGLTGWNKEEVEQAEE is encoded by the coding sequence ATGAAAAAACTAGTCAATTACTTTTTACAAGGTTTATTATATATTGCTCCACTAGGCATTACAGCATATATTATTTATGCTGTTTTTACCTTTTTAGATGGTTTACTGCAAGATTTATTGCTCAAATTTTTTGATACTAAAATTCCAGGTTTAGGTGTTTTAACATTGATATTATTTTTAATTTTTGTAGGTTTTTTAGGTCGTACTATTATTGCCGACCCATTACGAAAAGTATTTAAAAACTTGTTGGCACGTATCCCGTTATTAAATTTTATTTACTCCGCTTTTAATGATCTGTTTTCTGCTTTTGTGGGTAAAGAAAAAAAATTCAGCGAACCCGTTTTGGTAAAAGTCAATCTGAATTCCGATTTAGAAAAACTGGGCTTTATTACTGAAGAAAATTTAGAATTATTACACCTAAAAGATAAAGTTGCTGTATATTTTCCACATTCCTATAATTTTTCTGGCGAATTGTTTATTGTTCCAAAGGAAAATATTACACCAGTTGACATTAACTCTAGCGATGTGATGAAATTTGTAGTGTCTGCTGGGTTAACAGGTTGGAACAAAGAGGAGGTTGAGCAAGCTGAAGAGTAG
- a CDS encoding NRDE family protein, whose amino-acid sequence MCTVTFLPLSKTDFILTSSRDIPFSREKASHPKEYVEDGVKLWYPKDGKAGGSWIGTSSKNRLICLLNGGYVHHTSLASYKKSRGLIVKELLKIDDVRKGLNAIDLNGVEQFTLVIVDWNVDLKLLEFVWDGEEKHLKAKAQKPQIWSSSTLYDEDVKQLRWDWFEKWQKKNEITQESILKFHHTAGIGDPKIDVMMGRKKGGTVSITSIFKEQNSLGMVYEDVRDNKKSKLIIEM is encoded by the coding sequence ATGTGTACAGTTACCTTTCTCCCTTTAAGCAAAACGGATTTTATCCTGACCTCGAGTAGGGATATTCCGTTTTCTCGTGAAAAGGCTTCGCATCCTAAGGAATATGTTGAAGATGGTGTCAAACTTTGGTACCCCAAAGACGGAAAAGCGGGTGGATCATGGATTGGTACAAGTTCAAAAAACAGGTTGATTTGCTTGTTAAACGGGGGATATGTGCATCACACTTCGTTGGCCAGTTATAAAAAGAGTAGAGGGTTAATTGTAAAAGAGTTGCTTAAAATCGATGATGTCCGTAAAGGATTGAATGCTATTGATTTGAATGGAGTAGAACAATTTACGTTAGTAATTGTCGATTGGAATGTCGATTTGAAATTATTGGAATTTGTTTGGGATGGTGAAGAAAAACATCTAAAAGCAAAAGCACAAAAACCTCAAATTTGGTCGTCTTCAACTTTATATGATGAGGATGTGAAACAATTACGGTGGGATTGGTTTGAGAAATGGCAAAAGAAGAATGAAATAACTCAAGAGAGTATTTTAAAATTTCATCACACTGCTGGAATTGGTGATCCAAAAATTGATGTGATGATGGGTAGAAAAAAAGGAGGAACCGTAAGTATTACTTCAATTTTTAAAGAACAAAATAGTTTAGGTATGGTTTATGAAGATGTTAGGGATAATAAAAAATCTAAATTAATAATTGAAATGTAA
- the pruA gene encoding L-glutamate gamma-semialdehyde dehydrogenase — protein MASGFYNVPKAVNEPVKTYAPNSPEKKSLLDTYKKMYNEKVDIPFYIGGKEIRTGNTVSIHPPHNHKHTVGQYHKAEKKHVEQAIANALEARKTWSKTSWEHRAAIFLKAAELLAGPYRDRMNAATMIGQSKNVMQAEIDAACEMIDFFKFNVEFMTEVYANQPISSPGIWNRMEYRPLEGFTYAITPFNFTSIAANLCAAPVMMGNVCVWKPSDSQVYSAQVIVDLFKEAGVPDGVINVVYGDPIMISDTILSHPDFSGLHFTGSTHVFKLLWKQIGNNINSYKTYPRIVGETGGKDFIWAHASANAKQVGTAIVRGAFEYQGQKCSAASRAYIPKSLWADVKKTVTEQVKSIKMGSPDDTSNFVNAVIHEASFDKISSYIDQAKADKNAEIIVGGGHDKTKGYFIEPTVIVTDDPKYTTMCTELFGPVITIYVYDDVKWKESLQYVDETSEYALTGAIFSGDRYIIDYATNALENAAGNFYINDKPTGAVVGQQPFGGARGSGTNDKAGSVWNLLRWVSNRTIKETFVPPTDYKYPFLGE, from the coding sequence ATGGCAAGCGGATTTTATAACGTACCCAAAGCGGTAAATGAACCTGTAAAAACTTATGCACCTAATAGCCCTGAAAAAAAGAGTCTATTAGATACTTATAAAAAAATGTACAATGAAAAGGTAGATATTCCTTTTTATATAGGTGGAAAAGAAATAAGAACTGGCAATACGGTTTCTATACATCCTCCTCACAATCATAAACATACCGTAGGTCAATACCATAAAGCAGAAAAAAAGCATGTAGAACAAGCTATTGCAAATGCACTTGAAGCACGTAAAACTTGGTCAAAAACTTCATGGGAACACCGTGCTGCTATCTTTTTAAAGGCTGCTGAATTATTGGCTGGACCCTATAGAGATAGAATGAATGCCGCCACAATGATAGGACAATCAAAAAATGTAATGCAAGCAGAGATTGATGCCGCCTGCGAAATGATAGATTTCTTTAAATTCAACGTTGAATTTATGACGGAAGTTTACGCTAATCAGCCCATTTCTAGCCCTGGAATTTGGAACAGAATGGAATATAGACCTCTGGAAGGATTTACCTATGCAATTACGCCTTTTAACTTTACGTCAATTGCAGCCAATCTCTGTGCCGCACCTGTAATGATGGGTAATGTATGTGTTTGGAAACCTTCAGATAGTCAAGTGTATTCTGCACAAGTGATTGTTGATTTATTTAAAGAAGCTGGCGTACCAGATGGTGTTATAAATGTGGTTTATGGCGACCCTATAATGATTAGTGATACCATTTTAAGCCATCCTGATTTTTCGGGCTTGCACTTTACAGGCTCTACACATGTGTTTAAACTATTATGGAAGCAAATTGGTAACAATATAAATTCTTACAAAACCTATCCAAGAATTGTTGGAGAAACTGGAGGTAAAGATTTTATTTGGGCTCATGCCTCTGCGAATGCCAAACAAGTTGGTACAGCCATTGTAAGAGGTGCTTTTGAATACCAAGGGCAAAAATGTTCAGCGGCCTCTAGAGCATATATACCAAAAAGTTTATGGGCTGATGTTAAAAAAACAGTTACTGAGCAGGTTAAATCCATCAAAATGGGAAGCCCTGATGACACATCAAACTTTGTAAATGCGGTAATACATGAAGCATCTTTTGATAAAATTTCAAGCTATATAGATCAAGCCAAAGCGGATAAAAATGCTGAGATTATTGTTGGAGGTGGTCATGACAAAACCAAAGGGTATTTTATTGAACCTACTGTTATTGTTACAGATGACCCCAAATACACAACTATGTGTACAGAATTATTTGGACCCGTAATTACCATTTATGTGTATGATGATGTAAAATGGAAAGAATCTTTACAATATGTTGATGAAACTTCAGAATATGCTTTAACCGGTGCTATTTTTAGTGGAGATAGGTATATTATTGATTATGCCACAAATGCATTAGAAAATGCTGCTGGTAATTTCTACATCAATGATAAACCCACAGGAGCTGTAGTTGGACAACAACCTTTTGGTGGTGCTAGAGGCTCTGGTACTAATGACAAAGCGGGCTCTGTTTGGAACTTGTTACGTTGGGTTAGTAACAGAACTATAAAAGAAACTTTTGTACCGCCTACGGATTATAAATATCCCTTTTTAGGTGAGTAA
- a CDS encoding fatty acid desaturase family protein, which yields MSNTTIKFSRVDSAKFFRTLNKRINTYFKERNLKKTGNWKLYLKAVFMFALLITPLVLVLTLPLPWWAQVLCMMLVGVGMAGVGMNVMHDANHESFSSKKWVNKLMGSSIYILAGNDYNWKVQHNVLHHTYTNIHEHDEDIDAGRVIRFSKHAKWHRFHKYQKYYAFLLYGLLTVNWAITTDFKQTYQYLKKKLSYGKMPNAATQWTKLIIGKIIYYAIWIALPLVVGIAWWKVLIGFFIMHYTAGIILSVIFQLAHVMPNTEMPLPDGEGNMKNTWAIHQLYTTSNFAPKNWLVRFFTGGLNYQVEHHLFSNISHIHYKKLAEIVKSTAKEFSLPYNEYRTFRKAVIEHYRQLDVLGRKPSMA from the coding sequence ATGTCAAATACCACCATTAAATTTTCCAGAGTAGATTCCGCAAAATTTTTTAGAACACTTAACAAGCGAATCAATACCTATTTTAAAGAAAGAAACCTAAAAAAAACGGGCAATTGGAAACTGTACCTAAAAGCTGTTTTTATGTTTGCTTTATTAATTACGCCTTTAGTTTTAGTACTTACATTGCCTTTGCCTTGGTGGGCACAAGTTTTATGTATGATGTTGGTAGGTGTTGGCATGGCAGGTGTGGGGATGAACGTTATGCACGATGCCAATCACGAGTCTTTCTCTAGCAAAAAATGGGTAAACAAACTGATGGGCAGCAGTATCTACATCCTAGCCGGAAATGATTACAACTGGAAAGTACAGCACAATGTACTACACCATACATATACAAACATTCATGAACATGACGAAGATATTGATGCCGGCAGGGTTATTCGATTTTCAAAACATGCCAAATGGCACAGGTTTCATAAATATCAAAAATATTATGCCTTTTTATTGTATGGATTGTTAACCGTAAACTGGGCCATAACAACGGATTTTAAGCAAACCTATCAATATCTAAAAAAGAAATTATCATACGGTAAAATGCCAAATGCGGCTACACAATGGACCAAATTGATTATCGGTAAAATAATTTATTATGCCATATGGATAGCCCTACCGTTAGTTGTGGGTATTGCTTGGTGGAAAGTACTTATCGGGTTTTTTATTATGCACTATACCGCAGGTATTATTTTAAGTGTAATTTTTCAATTGGCCCATGTTATGCCCAACACAGAAATGCCGTTACCGGATGGTGAAGGCAATATGAAGAACACTTGGGCAATTCATCAATTATACACTACTTCTAATTTTGCTCCTAAAAACTGGTTGGTACGCTTTTTTACAGGTGGTTTAAATTATCAAGTTGAACATCATTTATTTTCTAATATCAGTCATATCCATTACAAAAAATTGGCTGAGATTGTTAAAAGTACTGCAAAGGAATTCAGCCTTCCTTATAATGAATACAGAACATTTAGAAAAGCCGTAATAGAGCATTACAGGCAATTGGATGTTTTGGGGCGTAAACCGTCAATGGCATAA
- the rsmG gene encoding 16S rRNA (guanine(527)-N(7))-methyltransferase RsmG → MEKILTYFKGLTDEQVNQFKQLEQLYTYWNAQINVISRKDINTLYERHVLHSLGIAKVQGFKPNSKVLDVGTGGGFPGIPLAILFPETHFLLVDSIGKKIKVVKEVVNALGLKNVKAEHTRAESVKGEFDFIVSRAVTNMDDFVKWTRKKTVKKQRHELKNGILYLKGGDLTQELANFPKAVIYNLSDYFTEDFFKTKKVVHLPLKYRP, encoded by the coding sequence ATGGAAAAAATTTTAACCTATTTTAAAGGTTTAACTGATGAACAAGTTAATCAGTTTAAGCAATTGGAGCAGCTCTATACGTATTGGAACGCTCAGATTAACGTCATTTCCAGAAAGGATATTAACACCTTATATGAAAGGCATGTATTGCACTCGTTAGGGATTGCCAAAGTACAGGGATTTAAACCGAATTCCAAGGTTTTGGATGTTGGAACAGGTGGTGGGTTTCCTGGAATTCCGTTAGCCATTTTATTCCCCGAGACGCATTTTTTATTGGTAGATTCCATTGGTAAAAAGATAAAAGTAGTAAAAGAAGTTGTCAATGCCTTGGGGTTAAAAAATGTAAAAGCCGAACATACCAGAGCAGAAAGCGTAAAAGGTGAATTCGATTTTATCGTTAGCCGTGCCGTTACCAATATGGACGATTTTGTAAAATGGACACGCAAAAAAACGGTTAAAAAACAAAGGCACGAACTCAAAAATGGAATTCTCTACTTAAAAGGGGGCGATTTGACCCAAGAACTTGCCAATTTTCCGAAAGCCGTTATTTATAATTTATCCGATTATTTTACCGAAGATTTTTTTAAGACTAAAAAAGTGGTGCATTTGCCGTTGAAATATAGGCCTTAA
- a CDS encoding TPM domain-containing protein, producing METQTEKPKSEIIESEFPKQIGFVNDFENIFTEEETKFLENLLIYYKENSNRQVAVITLDSIPKNTEFEQYAIRMSDNWNIGKNNDGNGLTVVLSKSLRKIRISTTEKTRYYLTDEFCKKVIDENMIPEFKNGKYYDGLLLGLNELLRKWI from the coding sequence GTGGAAACTCAAACCGAAAAGCCGAAATCTGAAATAATTGAGTCGGAATTTCCTAAACAAATCGGTTTTGTAAACGACTTTGAAAATATCTTTACCGAAGAGGAAACTAAATTTCTGGAAAATTTACTGATTTATTATAAAGAAAATTCTAATAGACAAGTTGCAGTCATTACATTAGATTCGATTCCAAAAAACACGGAATTTGAACAGTACGCAATCAGAATGTCTGACAATTGGAATATTGGAAAAAATAATGACGGAAACGGACTTACTGTTGTATTGAGCAAATCGTTGCGAAAAATAAGAATATCGACAACCGAAAAAACTCGTTACTATTTGACAGACGAGTTTTGCAAAAAAGTAATTGATGAAAATATGATTCCCGAATTTAAAAACGGAAAATATTACGATGGACTTTTACTCGGACTTAATGAATTGCTAAGGAAATGGATATAA